A part of Vulcanisaeta moutnovskia 768-28 genomic DNA contains:
- a CDS encoding DUF2079 domain-containing protein — protein sequence MRRPVSASGLVVYLGIAVYIVLMSYYTLLKYLTFHTHAADLGVFAQALASTLYYHRLLYESVDVAIIPRPGPIGYSFLDVHFSPTLFLFLPIYAVYPSPATLLVAQTILIALGALPIYWLGKYLGRDWLGAFFAIIYLVNPLVQGVNSFDFHMEAIFMPLALYSTYFLITRRWRIYYPMLLLTLGTIEFAPIPMTLLGLYYVIINARRRRELIHGVLTIAISMVVLLIALWMKTVLNPLGPTTASPLSGLPEQYASSFSFGILISVIKDPLLIPRLYSMHGTEKFLYFLELYAPTAFTSFLDPLVLPSLTWPLASFLTNDVIYYSPFFQYSSFSIPFIILSSLIAVSKTHTEQQRRLMALILISTLIVLLGVSPLIHFQYQLTRVDYEIWNALRLIPSNATVLVQNNLYPPFSNNINAYTQWYPWLRPEYIVAQPNSPWFTWWGTPYNEYVNAALMEGYGVYMVLGNSLLVLRANYTGKPVICEPVALNITPSTVSLINGQAINGKIAHTSNEPPGTWFMVNVTLPPGQYDIVIQYSWVGPEYLRLLNITLAYIKVNGYTIDLTIDNNESLITIYNKYYGSIAITVYANYVVNTTIYIERFIINGPVCN from the coding sequence ATGCGGAGACCAGTCAGTGCTAGTGGCCTGGTGGTTTACCTCGGTATAGCGGTATACATCGTGCTGATGTCATACTATACATTATTGAAATACCTAACCTTCCATACCCATGCCGCAGACCTTGGCGTCTTCGCCCAGGCATTGGCGTCAACGTTGTACTACCATAGGCTGCTTTATGAGAGCGTTGATGTGGCGATAATACCGAGGCCAGGGCCAATAGGCTATAGCTTCCTGGACGTCCACTTCTCACCAACGCTATTCCTATTCCTGCCCATATACGCGGTATACCCAAGCCCAGCCACGTTACTTGTGGCTCAAACAATACTCATAGCCCTCGGCGCACTGCCGATTTACTGGTTAGGTAAATACTTGGGTAGGGATTGGTTAGGCGCCTTCTTTGCAATCATCTACCTAGTGAACCCATTGGTCCAGGGTGTAAACTCCTTCGATTTCCACATGGAGGCCATATTCATGCCCCTGGCCCTATACTCAACGTACTTCCTAATAACGAGGAGGTGGAGAATTTACTACCCAATGTTACTACTTACGCTTGGTACCATCGAGTTTGCACCAATACCCATGACACTGCTTGGCCTGTATTACGTAATTATTAATGCCAGGAGAAGGCGTGAATTAATTCATGGTGTATTAACAATCGCGATATCAATGGTCGTCCTCCTAATCGCCCTATGGATGAAGACTGTTCTCAATCCACTCGGGCCAACAACGGCATCCCCACTCTCGGGCCTACCTGAGCAATACGCCTCATCATTTAGCTTCGGCATCCTTATTTCAGTCATTAAGGACCCATTATTGATACCGAGACTATACTCAATGCATGGCACTGAGAAGTTCCTATACTTCCTAGAGCTCTACGCACCAACGGCATTCACATCCTTCCTAGACCCGCTGGTCCTCCCATCGCTTACGTGGCCACTGGCATCCTTCTTAACGAACGATGTCATTTACTACAGCCCATTCTTCCAGTATAGTTCATTCTCAATACCGTTCATAATATTGTCGTCACTAATTGCCGTGTCGAAAACACACACCGAGCAGCAGAGGAGGTTAATGGCGTTAATACTGATCTCAACGTTAATAGTGCTCCTCGGCGTTAGCCCACTAATTCACTTTCAATATCAATTGACTAGGGTTGATTACGAAATTTGGAATGCATTGAGATTAATACCGAGTAACGCCACAGTGCTTGTCCAGAATAATTTATACCCACCATTCTCAAACAACATAAACGCCTACACACAGTGGTACCCATGGTTAAGGCCCGAGTACATAGTGGCTCAGCCGAACAGCCCCTGGTTCACTTGGTGGGGCACGCCGTATAATGAGTATGTGAATGCGGCATTAATGGAGGGCTATGGAGTATACATGGTGCTTGGAAACTCATTATTGGTCCTAAGGGCGAATTACACAGGCAAACCAGTAATATGCGAACCAGTCGCCCTAAACATAACGCCAAGTACAGTCTCATTAATCAATGGGCAGGCAATTAATGGCAAGATAGCCCACACATCCAATGAGCCGCCTGGGACTTGGTTCATGGTAAATGTGACATTACCACCAGGTCAGTACGACATAGTAATACAGTACTCATGGGTGGGTCCCGAATACTTAAGGCTGTTAAACATAACATTAGCATACATAAAAGTTAATGGGTATACAATAGACCTAACGATAGATAATAACGAATCATTAATCACAATATACAATAAGTATTACGGGAGTATTGCGATAACTGTGTATGCCAATTACGTGGTTAACACGACCATATACATAGAGAGGTTTATAATTAATGGGCCAGTTTGCAATTAG
- a CDS encoding metallophosphoesterase family protein: MVARILATADIHSPKYFPRFRESIKDIGRFDAVLIAGDLMEEGKIEGLKILINELKKLSDTIIAVPGNEEYDEVMPKARELGVIKWLDDDVIKLTINDVALRIIGSKGSLERPTTWQLKHIPHIADTYRRRVEWLKKTINSSRELTILLIHYAPTFKTLQGEDPRIWPSLGVRDLENAIFSNNVIAIHGHAHNSVTRCVKSGNSYIINAAFTNIWKPIILEVSNEGLSSISINCQEIKHERSGGPSILDFMK; this comes from the coding sequence ATGGTCGCTAGGATACTCGCCACAGCAGACATTCACTCGCCAAAGTACTTCCCAAGGTTTAGGGAGTCTATTAAGGATATTGGCAGGTTCGATGCCGTGCTCATAGCAGGTGACCTAATGGAGGAGGGGAAGATTGAGGGATTGAAAATATTAATCAACGAACTAAAGAAACTAAGTGACACAATAATTGCTGTACCAGGCAATGAGGAATACGATGAGGTCATGCCGAAGGCCAGAGAACTCGGTGTCATTAAGTGGCTTGATGATGACGTGATTAAATTAACGATAAATGACGTGGCACTCAGGATAATCGGTTCAAAGGGATCCCTGGAGAGACCAACAACGTGGCAATTAAAGCACATACCTCACATAGCGGATACGTATAGGCGCAGGGTTGAGTGGCTTAAGAAAACCATTAACTCATCGAGGGAATTAACAATCCTACTAATACACTATGCACCAACGTTTAAGACCCTCCAGGGTGAGGACCCAAGGATTTGGCCGAGTCTTGGGGTTAGGGATTTAGAGAATGCAATCTTTAGTAATAATGTTATTGCAATACATGGTCATGCCCACAATTCCGTGACTAGGTGCGTTAAGTCCGGTAATTCCTATATAATTAATGCCGCGTTCACAAACATTTGGAAGCCAATAATACTCGAGGTTAGTAATGAGGGGTTAAGTTCGATAAGCATTAATTGCCAGGAGATTAAGCATGAGAGGAGCGGTGGACCATCAATACTTGATTTCATGAAGTAA
- the rimI gene encoding ribosomal protein S18-alanine N-acetyltransferase, with product MKGGFELRRCDPDDDMDIIVSLEIEIFKPSEQYTLGFINWLCRNCTNYSYIAFMDGKPVGYIISCIEGLGRGHVISVGVLRNYRRMGIGNTLMCQSICSMAERGIDHVILEVRVSNTPAITLYRKLGFDVRDVLRSYYNDGEDAYLMILENDKFKALISKCCSVAKQSS from the coding sequence ATGAAAGGTGGCTTTGAACTACGGAGGTGTGATCCAGACGATGACATGGACATAATAGTAAGTCTTGAGATAGAGATATTCAAGCCAAGTGAGCAGTATACCCTAGGTTTCATTAATTGGTTGTGCAGAAACTGCACAAATTACTCCTACATAGCATTCATGGATGGTAAGCCCGTGGGCTACATAATATCATGCATAGAGGGCCTTGGTAGGGGTCACGTGATATCCGTTGGAGTCCTCAGGAACTATAGGAGGATGGGCATCGGTAACACATTAATGTGCCAGTCAATATGCTCAATGGCTGAGAGGGGCATTGATCACGTGATACTCGAGGTTAGGGTATCAAACACACCGGCCATAACCCTTTACAGGAAGCTTGGCTTCGACGTGCGCGACGTATTAAGGAGCTATTACAATGACGGTGAGGATGCTTACTTGATGATACTCGAGAATGATAAATTTAAGGCATTAATAAGTAAATGCTGCTCAGTAGCCAAACAATCTTCTTAA
- a CDS encoding NAD(P)/FAD-dependent oxidoreductase — protein sequence MGMTRKKVVIIGGGIAGLTVANTLIEGAKDLVEVTVITRDRHYVGGPTRPLLLTNEEEYGRIIRGYEEVGLKGVNVVTGDVVSIDPGNRVVNYTETLLGNNVKSLDYDYLVLAPGVVFDGSSINGYDKYWYMNTNVYDPGRIHVLKNRVWSMNEGTVIVYAPKAPYRCAPAPTETALLIHTILKYRGVRDKVRIIHIDANDKTQPPVIADVVKAIYDKAGIELVTNQEIVEMNDKEVITRSGERYRYDLLAMLEPNRVPSFIRDAGLGTDWVEIRSPTDLRSPKFDDVLAAGDTAKLPYPKNQEIALESALFATNKILEDLGSNERVSVQYAFVGWAYVGNIEGKLETISVQFGFDYTQQPPKPSKDPEPKRDYTVQKDRWMQTYLRRLFGY from the coding sequence ATGGGTATGACCCGTAAAAAGGTGGTTATAATTGGTGGTGGGATTGCTGGGTTGACGGTAGCTAATACACTGATTGAGGGGGCTAAGGACTTGGTAGAGGTTACGGTTATAACGAGGGATAGGCATTATGTTGGTGGTCCTACGAGACCGTTGTTATTAACTAATGAGGAGGAGTATGGCAGGATCATTAGGGGTTATGAGGAGGTTGGTTTGAAGGGCGTTAATGTGGTTACTGGCGACGTGGTCAGTATAGACCCAGGTAATAGAGTTGTTAATTACACCGAGACCTTGCTCGGGAATAACGTGAAGAGCCTAGACTATGACTACCTAGTACTGGCACCCGGCGTGGTCTTTGATGGGTCGTCAATAAACGGCTACGATAAGTATTGGTACATGAACACTAATGTTTATGACCCAGGTAGGATCCACGTGCTCAAGAATAGGGTGTGGAGCATGAACGAGGGCACAGTAATAGTGTACGCACCAAAGGCTCCCTATCGCTGCGCCCCTGCACCGACTGAGACTGCGTTGCTTATTCACACGATACTTAAGTACAGGGGTGTTAGGGATAAGGTTAGGATAATACACATCGATGCCAATGATAAGACACAACCACCAGTTATTGCTGATGTTGTTAAGGCGATTTATGATAAGGCAGGTATTGAGCTAGTCACGAACCAAGAAATCGTTGAGATGAATGATAAGGAAGTAATAACGAGAAGCGGTGAGAGGTATAGGTACGACCTACTGGCAATGCTTGAACCTAACAGGGTTCCATCATTCATTAGGGATGCTGGCCTAGGCACTGATTGGGTTGAGATTAGGTCACCAACAGACCTGAGAAGTCCTAAGTTTGATGATGTACTTGCCGCCGGCGATACGGCGAAACTGCCATATCCAAAGAACCAGGAGATCGCCCTAGAGAGCGCATTATTCGCCACCAATAAGATCCTGGAGGACCTCGGCAGCAATGAGAGGGTGTCTGTGCAGTATGCATTCGTTGGTTGGGCTTATGTCGGTAATATTGAAGGTAAGTTGGAGACCATAAGTGTTCAATTCGGCTTTGACTACACGCAACAGCCACCAAAACCGAGTAAGGACCCTGAGCCGAAGAGGGATTACACGGTGCAGAAGGATCGTTGGATGCAGACGTACTTAAGAAGATTGTTTGGCTACTGA
- a CDS encoding MBL fold metallo-hydrolase — protein MPRPVELLKNNVNALSSMQSQKLQKLSNNVYVVPGRTNAGVLIVDDNECVVIDTGIDEDSGRRIFNAVKSLNLKIRAIVNTHHHADHIGGNALIVKRSGATVYATPEDKPFIERPVLEPLYLFGSFPPKLLRTKLLEAEGVPVRDLDDLRREVGFEAMPLPGHTMGMVGISYGNVLFTADAFFPVDIIQKYGAPYHLNVKSALESLRKLLEVVGKFEYVVPAHGNVLRPPEAISVINENLNAINRLRDFVLNNISDSVMLEELIMKIFSSLGISIDSPHNYLLNRSALLSYIAWLSDDGLLTINAVGNKLLVSRLKA, from the coding sequence ATGCCTAGGCCTGTTGAATTGCTTAAAAATAATGTTAATGCATTATCATCAATGCAATCACAAAAACTGCAGAAGCTCTCGAATAACGTGTATGTGGTACCTGGCAGGACAAATGCCGGTGTTCTCATTGTTGATGATAATGAATGCGTGGTGATTGATACCGGGATTGATGAGGATTCAGGCCGAAGAATCTTTAATGCCGTTAAATCCCTGAACCTTAAAATTAGGGCCATTGTTAATACGCATCATCACGCAGACCACATTGGTGGTAATGCATTAATTGTTAAGAGGAGCGGCGCCACAGTCTACGCAACACCTGAGGACAAACCCTTCATAGAGAGGCCAGTGCTTGAGCCACTTTACCTCTTCGGCTCATTTCCGCCCAAGCTGCTCCGGACCAAGCTTCTTGAGGCAGAGGGCGTGCCTGTTAGGGATTTGGATGACCTACGTAGGGAGGTGGGATTTGAGGCGATGCCATTACCAGGGCATACGATGGGTATGGTTGGGATATCCTACGGTAATGTATTGTTCACAGCCGATGCGTTCTTCCCAGTAGACATTATACAGAAGTATGGTGCACCGTACCACCTCAACGTTAAGTCGGCACTCGAAAGCCTTAGGAAGTTGCTTGAGGTGGTGGGTAAATTTGAGTACGTGGTTCCTGCCCACGGCAATGTACTGAGACCTCCTGAGGCTATTAGCGTTATTAATGAGAATTTAAATGCAATAAATAGGTTGAGGGATTTTGTGCTTAATAACATTAGTGATTCCGTGATGCTTGAGGAGTTGATCATGAAAATCTTCTCATCACTTGGCATAAGCATTGATTCACCGCATAATTACCTATTGAATCGCTCGGCCCTTCTATCATACATTGCCTGGCTCTCCGATGATGGTCTATTAACAATTAATGCCGTGGGCAATAAATTGCTTGTCTCTAGATTAAAGGCGTGA
- a CDS encoding trans-sulfuration enzyme family protein codes for MGFVGKGTKSVRGGVRHTSDDIGSVIEPIYQTALFDFREPERKPSLHGVVPLKYSREDNPTVHSVESKMAELEHGADAVGTSSGMAAITTLLMALLKPGMQILIPLDVYGSTLVLLERLSKFGVRVVITDPGNDSVIKSLVKGIDLVFIESVSNPLLRVYNIPEIVKLARDVGAKVIVDNTLATPIGITPIEYGADFVIHSATKYLSGHNDVVAGFVIGSDAEAMKSVWEWRRFIGTVMEPFTAFLVDRGLKTLHIRMRKHEENARAAAEFLMEHPKVERVYYPCLNGHESYELAKKLLNNCGGIVSFEVKGGLREALAVYKHVKMIIPSVSFGGTESIITHPASTTHVHWSPEDRARAGIRDNLLRLSVGLEDVEDIISDLDQALNHA; via the coding sequence ATGGGTTTCGTGGGTAAGGGCACGAAGAGCGTGCGTGGTGGTGTTAGGCATACTAGTGATGATATTGGTTCTGTGATTGAGCCCATATACCAAACGGCATTATTTGATTTTAGGGAGCCCGAGAGGAAGCCGTCATTGCACGGTGTCGTTCCGCTTAAGTACTCTAGGGAGGATAATCCGACGGTTCATTCCGTGGAGAGTAAGATGGCTGAGCTCGAGCATGGTGCTGATGCCGTGGGTACCTCAAGTGGTATGGCCGCCATAACGACGTTACTAATGGCGTTGCTTAAACCCGGCATGCAGATCTTGATACCACTGGATGTCTACGGCTCCACACTGGTGCTGCTTGAGAGGTTGAGTAAGTTTGGGGTTAGGGTCGTAATTACGGATCCAGGTAATGATAGTGTGATTAAATCGCTCGTTAAGGGTATTGACCTGGTATTCATAGAGTCAGTGTCAAACCCACTGCTTCGGGTTTACAACATACCCGAGATCGTGAAGCTTGCCCGCGATGTTGGTGCTAAGGTCATTGTTGATAATACGTTGGCTACACCCATTGGTATCACGCCAATTGAGTATGGGGCCGACTTCGTAATTCACAGCGCCACTAAGTACCTAAGTGGCCATAATGATGTCGTTGCTGGCTTCGTGATTGGCAGTGACGCTGAGGCTATGAAGAGTGTTTGGGAGTGGAGGAGGTTCATTGGCACTGTGATGGAGCCATTCACGGCATTCCTGGTGGATAGGGGATTGAAAACCCTCCACATCAGGATGAGAAAACACGAGGAGAATGCAAGGGCTGCTGCTGAGTTCTTGATGGAGCATCCGAAGGTTGAAAGGGTTTATTATCCGTGCCTAAATGGCCATGAGTCGTACGAGCTGGCTAAGAAGCTCCTTAATAACTGTGGTGGGATTGTGAGCTTCGAGGTTAAGGGTGGTTTAAGGGAGGCCTTGGCTGTTTATAAGCATGTGAAGATGATAATCCCGAGCGTGAGCTTTGGTGGTACCGAGAGCATAATAACCCATCCGGCCAGTACGACGCACGTTCATTGGAGCCCTGAGGATAGGGCTAGGGCTGGCATTAGGGATAACCTACTTAGGCTTAGTGTTGGTCTTGAGGATGTCGAGGACATAATCAGCGACCTTGACCAAGCACTTAACCATGCCTAG
- the proC gene encoding pyrroline-5-carboxylate reductase gives MGGFIARYAIIGLGKIGTAIAKSLIKSGVDPSSISGSVRRVESVNRVRRELPGVFVSTNNAEVVKDADVVILAVKPYQVLDALIPIRNILGNEQLLISVVAGVTTGIIEELVPSKVIRAMPNIGIVIERGVTAIAPGSRVSEDDVRRACNIFGSMGRCVVVNERYMDAITAISGSGPAFMALIFEAIWEAGLLLGIPTDISWELAVGTLETSAELLRFKRPWEVVEEVTTPGGVTIRGIKVAEEGSLRGLIMRMIEETARRGREISQEIEASIRSKVSG, from the coding sequence TTGGGTGGTTTTATTGCCAGGTATGCAATAATAGGGCTTGGTAAAATAGGGACCGCCATAGCTAAGTCCCTGATAAAGTCTGGTGTTGATCCTTCAAGCATAAGTGGTAGTGTTAGAAGGGTTGAGAGTGTTAATAGGGTTAGGCGTGAATTGCCCGGCGTCTTTGTCTCCACGAATAATGCGGAGGTTGTTAAGGATGCTGATGTCGTGATACTTGCCGTTAAGCCTTACCAGGTTCTCGATGCGTTGATACCGATACGTAATATCCTCGGTAATGAGCAGCTTCTCATTTCGGTTGTGGCTGGTGTGACTACGGGGATTATTGAGGAGCTTGTGCCGTCAAAGGTCATTAGGGCTATGCCCAATATTGGCATTGTGATAGAGAGGGGTGTGACGGCAATAGCGCCTGGCTCTAGGGTTTCTGAGGATGATGTTAGGAGGGCTTGCAATATATTTGGTTCAATGGGTAGGTGCGTCGTTGTTAATGAGCGCTATATGGATGCCATAACAGCCATCAGTGGCTCTGGCCCTGCCTTTATGGCTTTGATATTTGAGGCTATTTGGGAGGCTGGGTTGTTGCTTGGTATACCGACCGATATTTCCTGGGAGTTGGCTGTAGGAACTCTGGAGACTAGTGCTGAGTTGCTTAGGTTTAAGAGGCCGTGGGAGGTTGTTGAGGAGGTTACGACGCCTGGGGGTGTCACGATTAGAGGTATTAAGGTTGCTGAGGAGGGTAGTTTGAGGGGTTTGATAATGAGGATGATTGAGGAGACGGCCAGGAGGGGTCGCGAGATTAGTCAGGAGATTGAGGCTAGCATTAGGTCAAAAGTCAGTGGTTAG
- a CDS encoding zinc ribbon domain-containing protein has protein sequence MRRLVHRTLLIKRPLRLFSAEEQDALVKVLNRVDALGNLWARGFEVYPVDLDSRFVDKFNYFKNELRAQNAKRWLVRIHAIFNVGVRLANERDMGQGVFIDLTMNIVRLRWVIKGRAITISLTESEAKYIRDRLSEGGKPKLARAWVDGENLYIAITFERDVESIQLSDRRLVIDVNSWRNGIVWALVNGKVGSMGRERPNLGCIEMLYKHVTKLGQKYGALKRLGLHKSQYGRRLWREIKATRRRLYAYLKDYAQKLAHKLAQKALKYRAGVIIDDVLEESRRGLMEEGLPNGLAKVYMLYLRRFVKLLTNQLEWYGIPYEFKRLPSTICPVCGNELVQLPNRLMQCPKCGLKANRDEIPIKWALILANL, from the coding sequence ATGAGGAGGTTAGTTCATAGAACCCTTTTGATTAAGAGACCACTGAGACTCTTCAGCGCCGAGGAGCAGGATGCCTTAGTTAAGGTGCTTAACCGTGTTGATGCTTTAGGTAATTTGTGGGCTAGGGGGTTTGAGGTCTATCCCGTGGATTTAGACTCAAGGTTTGTTGACAAATTCAACTACTTTAAGAATGAGTTAAGGGCTCAAAATGCAAAGAGGTGGTTGGTTAGAATTCACGCAATATTTAATGTCGGCGTGAGGCTCGCTAACGAGCGTGATATGGGTCAAGGCGTCTTCATTGATTTAACTATGAACATAGTGAGGCTCAGGTGGGTTATTAAGGGTAGGGCCATCACCATCAGCCTCACGGAAAGTGAAGCTAAGTATATTCGTGATAGACTTAGCGAGGGTGGCAAGCCTAAACTAGCCAGGGCCTGGGTCGATGGCGAGAATCTGTACATAGCCATAACTTTCGAGCGTGATGTTGAATCAATCCAACTAAGTGACCGTAGATTGGTTATTGATGTGAATTCCTGGAGGAATGGTATAGTTTGGGCGTTGGTTAATGGCAAAGTAGGCTCAATGGGTAGGGAGAGGCCGAACCTAGGTTGCATTGAGATGCTCTATAAACATGTTACTAAGCTTGGGCAAAAGTATGGGGCCTTGAAGAGGCTTGGTCTTCATAAATCGCAGTATGGCAGGAGGCTTTGGCGCGAAATCAAGGCCACTAGGCGTAGGCTATACGCCTATCTAAAGGATTATGCTCAAAAGCTGGCCCATAAACTGGCTCAGAAGGCTTTGAAGTACAGGGCTGGGGTTATTATTGATGATGTTCTTGAGGAGTCCAGGCGTGGATTAATGGAGGAGGGGTTGCCCAATGGGTTGGCTAAGGTCTACATGCTGTATTTGAGACGTTTCGTGAAGCTTTTAACAAATCAACTAGAGTGGTACGGTATTCCCTACGAGTTCAAGAGACTACCAAGCACAATATGCCCAGTCTGCGGTAACGAATTGGTGCAACTGCCAAATAGGCTGATGCAATGCCCAAAATGCGGACTCAAAGCCAACAGAGACGAAATACCAATAAAATGGGCACTCATTTTAGCAAACCTATAG
- a CDS encoding DUF3782 domain-containing protein, whose amino-acid sequence MRRDVEELRKYVDREIKLLSIKLDALGARWSVVTEDAFRDGVREILRDTGYTMERWLYYDAYGYVYGYPSEIELDIVVKDGITMIVKITSTIRRTDIIAIHCKAELYTKVTGRPIDKVLAITPFISDKNPDYVKVMAERMGIKIITPEGMTGQGQ is encoded by the coding sequence CTGAGGAGGGATGTTGAGGAATTAAGGAAATATGTCGATAGAGAGATCAAGCTCCTATCAATCAAGTTAGACGCATTGGGCGCTCGTTGGAGCGTGGTCACCGAGGATGCCTTTAGGGATGGTGTTAGGGAGATCCTCAGGGATACGGGCTACACGATGGAGAGGTGGTTGTACTATGATGCTTATGGCTACGTCTATGGATACCCAAGCGAGATTGAGCTGGACATAGTTGTTAAGGACGGCATTACCATGATCGTGAAGATCACATCGACAATAAGGAGGACTGACATAATCGCCATACACTGCAAAGCCGAACTCTACACCAAGGTCACGGGAAGACCCATCGATAAGGTACTGGCGATAACACCATTCATAAGCGATAAGAACCCGGACTACGTCAAGGTAATGGCCGAGAGGATGGGTATAAAGATAATAACGCCAGAGGGCATGACAGGACAAGGGCAATAA
- a CDS encoding DUF996 domain-containing protein produces MDLNSARITAGVGAILAGVGLLGYGVLGVVGMVIFLVGIVEVANNLRDNVLRNYVITWFVLAITAFVVFIVGIFLLFFIHNPAFSMLVMIIVHAIGMPGVYYGHNGVYGFVYTPFTELLQFMELIMVVGIFASIPLIISSIFMYRITKRTYVYTGSNYVRIGGLLYVIGAILAPIIVGLVLLLIAWVMIGTALLTTELKHL; encoded by the coding sequence ATGGACTTAAATAGTGCCAGAATTACGGCTGGGGTTGGTGCAATACTTGCGGGTGTTGGTCTCCTTGGCTATGGCGTATTGGGTGTCGTTGGTATGGTCATATTCTTGGTAGGGATTGTTGAGGTTGCGAATAATCTTCGTGATAATGTGTTGAGGAATTATGTGATTACCTGGTTCGTACTAGCCATTACAGCGTTCGTAGTGTTTATCGTTGGCATTTTCCTGCTCTTCTTTATTCATAACCCCGCCTTTTCTATGCTTGTTATGATTATAGTCCATGCCATTGGTATGCCTGGCGTTTATTATGGGCATAATGGAGTATATGGATTTGTGTATACTCCATTTACGGAGCTTCTACAGTTCATGGAGCTCATCATGGTCGTGGGCATCTTTGCGTCTATACCGTTAATAATTTCGTCAATATTCATGTACCGCATTACCAAGAGAACCTATGTATATACGGGCAGTAATTACGTTAGAATTGGTGGTTTACTCTACGTAATAGGTGCCATACTAGCCCCAATAATCGTTGGGCTAGTGCTACTACTCATTGCCTGGGTAATGATTGGCACTGCATTATTAACCACCGAACTTAAGCACTTATGA
- a CDS encoding PaREP1 family protein: MPNTMELPKPWFDLNGYRKTRLLEAKYEAEIAINMLREGLYRNAAGKTFQAWKSFLAAVSIDAINELSKVYRRKVKIRGLRERIDEALYVIAFMPTTRMFEVSKVLSALSPMMPYLTLASLELHRYQYNGPDKEGAFSVFRSDEDAKEFICRFLSDMAVVYRELAKEEFIDLTYCKEAKGT; encoded by the coding sequence ATGCCCAATACTATGGAGTTACCAAAGCCATGGTTCGACCTAAACGGCTATAGGAAGACAAGACTGCTCGAGGCGAAGTACGAGGCTGAAATAGCAATCAACATGCTTAGGGAAGGCCTTTATAGAAATGCGGCCGGTAAGACCTTTCAAGCATGGAAGTCCTTCCTTGCGGCCGTGTCTATTGACGCGATTAATGAGTTAAGTAAGGTGTATAGGCGTAAGGTTAAGATTAGGGGATTGAGGGAGAGAATTGATGAGGCCTTATACGTGATTGCCTTCATGCCTACCACGAGGATGTTCGAGGTCTCAAAGGTACTTAGTGCATTAAGTCCCATGATGCCATACCTAACCTTAGCGTCTCTCGAGCTACATAGGTATCAATATAATGGACCAGATAAGGAGGGAGCGTTCAGCGTATTTAGAAGTGATGAGGACGCCAAGGAATTCATTTGCAGATTTCTAAGTGATATGGCAGTCGTGTACCGAGAGTTAGCCAAGGAGGAATTTATAGACTTAACATATTGTAAGGAAGCTAAGGGCACTTAA
- a CDS encoding aldo/keto reductase, with protein MHYRVLGKTGVKVSEIGFGAWVIGTSMYGDLDREYSVRLIKTALDLGVNVFDTADMYGDGLSEKMLDGLVGLAGLCLVTGLAWEEPHVHTWLESQ; from the coding sequence ATGCATTATAGGGTCTTGGGTAAGACTGGCGTCAAGGTTTCGGAGATCGGCTTTGGTGCTTGGGTCATTGGTACGTCCATGTATGGAGATCTTGACCGCGAATACTCAGTAAGGCTCATTAAGACTGCCCTTGACCTGGGCGTAAACGTCTTTGATACAGCCGACATGTACGGTGACGGCCTTAGTGAGAAGATGCTTGACGGCCTAGTGGGCTTGGCTGGTCTTTGCCTGGTCACTGGCTTGGCATGGGAAGAACCACATGTACATACATGGCTTGAGTCTCAATAA